The Mytilus edulis chromosome 4, xbMytEdul2.2, whole genome shotgun sequence nucleotide sequence aagcAAGAAGATCAAAGGAGCCAGGTTATTTAAATTACCATCCAGATATATTGAttatgttctttccattaacaatcctaacttttctgattgggttgcATTTATATATCTCCGGAGATAGACATGAACGAAGCAACAGACACGTCTTCCTCTGCATCATATTTAGACTTATACCTAGATTTGACATACAAGAGACGAAATcagttttgaaattatcaattaattaaaaaaaaaaaatttcccgtACCAAAAATaccaatataccaacttcacctgcatatccCAACTTATATATTCGGTAtttaagagcttgcagctgctactccgattttgtaaaacgtcacccgtttctgagcagaaagttgacaAACCAGGGGTACTAGTATGTCAAAGAACATCTGGTTCTTTTTCTTAAATAGTTCACCTGGAGAtatcaagaccttgttgatacaTATACCGTATCAACTTTACAATGACTatacgatggtcttgaagtatagattctgtgTACTGACGTTGCTATATCGTAATAACATGTTATAGTATTGTTTAATTCGtctttttgaatatattttcattgtttattgtatttttgttttttgtgacaTCCATTTGATGTACATTCCGTCATTGTGTAtggtaaaattttgtatttttgtctttcatttttgcctaTGTGCTTTTATTTTTGTCTATATGGCCCTTTGTGtatctttattacatatttgtttgtatttgtagTGATCAAGATTATGACAGAGTGTTGACtgtagtacacatttttgtcctttttacctgttatgtgtgtttgttttgttcacacatcgttatatcgtcaatataatggaatttgatgcgactgtcatacatgtgagatgtttagctagctataaaaccaggtttaattcacaatTTGTCTTCATTAAAACTTGCCTGTACCTGTTCAGGAATATGTcattgctatccattcgtttgatatctTTGATGTTTATGGGATTTTGGTTTTGCCATTCGATGGGGGGCTTTGCGTTTTGAATTTATCTCGAAGTTcggtattttggtgattttactctttttaaacacttttttacattcatttgaagaaaaaaaatgacggTTTGTGCTGTTAACAATAGCAATATAAGGAAGTTATATATTATTCATTTGCGTTAGAGAAAAAACAGGACGTTATGACTGTGAGTGCGTTCAATCAAGAGATGGTTCGGAAGGAAGCAGCatctaaaatagatttttttcataaacaaataaaaatatcaatatcattTATGTCAATGCATTAGCTCTAGTTGGAATGGAATTTCTAaagctatattttttttgctttatttggtACAATTATATTCAAGTTCGGACAGAAAAGAGCGatgtaccttgtttgaaaaaattCTGCAGCTGTAGTAGAAAACATAGTCGCGCAAGATGTAACCGTTTAATGTATATTCCAAGAGTACCGAGTTATGTAGTGATCTTAGAAATGGAAAACAACTTCTTGTCTCATATCAGTATGGGCACATTTCGAAATGTGTCGAACAATAACTTAACAGGTTTAACCTTCATAAACAATTCAATAGAAGTATTGACGGTAGATGCCTTTAAGGAAATGAATAACCTCAGACATTTGAAAATATCACATGAattctttttaaatgtttcttctcTGAAAATGTCATTCAAAAATCTAAACAAAGTACGAATGCAAACAATGTATTTCATAAACAATGGATGGACTATGCTTCCTTTGGACTTCTTCTCTGATTTTAGAAATCACACCTTGGTAAAACTATCATTGGACGACAACATATTGAGGAATTTTAATGGCAGTCAGCTGTTGGAATTTTCAGAGATACATACACTTAGTGTTGAAAGAAATGAACTTGTAATTTTTAATGCAAGTGGTTTACACACAGTTCATCATCTAGTTCTAATTTCGAATAACCTGTTCGAAATTCCAAATTTCTGTTCCAATGAAACAGGACAGTCTTTAGTGCCCAAGTTATCTCAACTGAATCTAAAGGACAACGCTATTCGTAAGCTAGGTTCGTCATCTTTCAAGTGTCTTGAAAATCTGCGAGAGCTTATTCTTGATGAAAACCGtgttttggttttaaaaaatGATACTTTTTCCCGTCTGACAAATTTAAAAACGCTATTGATCAATCGGATGCCTCATCTGTCAACAATTGAACCAACAGCATTCAGATGCCCTTCGTTGGAAGTACTAAAATTTGTTCAAAATGAGTTCTATTTTGTGAGTTCGACAAAAAATAAAACGTTTTCCTTTGATCCTAGTAATCTTTTCAAACACGCCCGAAGTCTAAAAAAAGTAGATTTAACGAGAAATCATATGACAAACAACCCTGGtctatttcagaaaatattttatcCGCTTACAAATTTGACTGAACTGAATTTACAAGCTACATATATTAGGATGTTGCCAGAAAGAGTATTTCAAAGGATGCCATTTTTAAAATCTCTGCATCTTAAGGGTAATAGAATTACAACTTGGAATCGAAAAGTGTTCGAAAATCTAACGTCATTGAGAAATTTATACATGGATGGAAACCACATTCGAGTTATTAATGAATCATCATTTCCGATAAAGTTATTACGATCGTTAGAGGCATTCGATATATCGTTTAATAAATTCTGGTGTACATGTGCTCAGAAATGGTTTGTTGATTATTTACGTTCCTCAAACATTTCTAAAATACTGAAGAATTGGCCACAATTTTACAGGTGCGATTACCCAGATTATAAAAGAGGTGTTCTTCTCATAAAATACAAACCAACAGACGCCGAGTGCGCAACATGGAGTCCGATTTTTACAGTAATCATTGTTATTGTTGTATCAATTTTTCTTGTAATTGTTGTGTTATTTCTAATGTTTAATTGTCAGGCAAATATTCGcaatttgatttatctatttcgAGTTATCAAACGCAAAAGAAAAGGATATATCAGAATCAATACCTCTGAAAGCTTTGAATATGACGCGTTTGTGATATACTGTGATTCAGATCGACAATGGGTTCATTTGGAACTTCTTAAACACCTAGAAGGAATGGACTTAAAAGTTTGCATTCACCATCGTGATTTTGAGGTTGGAGAACATATCATAGACAATATTACCAAGTATGTAGGCAAAAGCTGGAAAGTAGTTATAGTTATGTCGAATAACTTTACAAAAAGTGAATGGTGCCAATGGGAACTTGACCTTGTACAGGAAAGGAGACGACGGCATGGGAAAGATGCGTTAGTTCTAATAATGTACAGTCAAATAGATTCAAGTCATATGACTAACTCTATCAGATCTTTACTTGACACGACGCCACATCTACGATATCAAAAAGGGTTAGGCGAAGACCTATTTTGGTCTGCCTTCACGAATGCCGTCAGGAAACCATTTGAAGATCCTCCTACGGCCATCCTGTAGAGTCCAATATATTTTGCTGTTCCGTCAAAAAGATACCCGGAAACTGTACATACTcagaaatattgtaaataaacttatcattgaTACCAGTtaatcaaattttgtatttacgccagacgcgcgtttcgtctacaaaagattcatcagtggcgctcgaattcaaaaaagtaaattatagatttttttcaaagtccATACCAATAAATCAATATACCAATACAATTTGT carries:
- the LOC139518905 gene encoding toll-like receptor 13, which gives rise to MEFLKLYFFCFIWYNYIQVRTEKSDVPCLKKFCSCSRKHSRARCNRLMYIPRVPSYVVILEMENNFLSHISMGTFRNVSNNNLTGLTFINNSIEVLTVDAFKEMNNLRHLKISHEFFLNVSSLKMSFKNLNKVRMQTMYFINNGWTMLPLDFFSDFRNHTLVKLSLDDNILRNFNGSQLLEFSEIHTLSVERNELVIFNASGLHTVHHLVLISNNLFEIPNFCSNETGQSLVPKLSQLNLKDNAIRKLGSSSFKCLENLRELILDENRVLVLKNDTFSRLTNLKTLLINRMPHLSTIEPTAFRCPSLEVLKFVQNEFYFVSSTKNKTFSFDPSNLFKHARSLKKVDLTRNHMTNNPGLFQKIFYPLTNLTELNLQATYIRMLPERVFQRMPFLKSLHLKGNRITTWNRKVFENLTSLRNLYMDGNHIRVINESSFPIKLLRSLEAFDISFNKFWCTCAQKWFVDYLRSSNISKILKNWPQFYRCDYPDYKRGVLLIKYKPTDAECATWSPIFTVIIVIVVSIFLVIVVLFLMFNCQANIRNLIYLFRVIKRKRKGYIRINTSESFEYDAFVIYCDSDRQWVHLELLKHLEGMDLKVCIHHRDFEVGEHIIDNITKYVGKSWKVVIVMSNNFTKSEWCQWELDLVQERRRRHGKDALVLIMYSQIDSSHMTNSIRSLLDTTPHLRYQKGLGEDLFWSAFTNAVRKPFEDPPTAIL